One Roseomonas gilardii subsp. gilardii genomic region harbors:
- a CDS encoding FkbM family methyltransferase, whose protein sequence is MDLISYAQNQEDVMLWRALRRVENGFYIDVGAAHPEDLSVTRLFYDRGWSGINIEPNNAYFTELQAHRGRDINLPVCVTAEPGERVFHEIPGTGLSTLDAAVAEEHARKGWKTQERHVSCLTLAQICERYRPDGPIHFLKIDVEGGEAEVLQGADFGRFRPWVLVIEATRPLSQEPDHAVWENGLLAQGYRFAWFDGLNRFYVAEEQAAALLPYFTVQPNVFDGFLRAADLLRRHQDSETYAANEREARLRTEADRDRVEQERQKAEEAHNLLLTAHKAALAALEEAGLRRGEAEQGMLSLREKTARLEQTLRDAEEHIQRAEQRASAAGERERKAHTEYLVLRETLIAQTASAAEGGGVRIGRALEHAEAAHRRLSEMMEERVRLEARLQEAEHRYVAAEALNRAYHSSTSWRLTRPLRGMIYLLRRQIGLRDVGLYASRRVLPKLRPNHAGDDAKQVRGITEIPAQDGTLVSKTSLPADTLSAREQDLSPRGQYVRRLLSHRLSPDGRQGHPTMHAG, encoded by the coding sequence ATGGATTTGATTTCCTACGCGCAGAACCAGGAAGACGTCATGCTCTGGCGTGCCCTGCGGCGTGTCGAAAACGGCTTCTACATCGATGTGGGCGCGGCGCACCCGGAAGATCTGTCCGTGACACGGCTGTTCTACGATCGGGGATGGTCGGGCATCAATATCGAACCGAACAATGCCTATTTCACCGAGCTTCAGGCCCATCGCGGCCGGGATATCAACCTTCCGGTTTGTGTGACGGCCGAGCCGGGCGAGCGCGTTTTCCACGAGATCCCGGGAACGGGCCTTTCCACCCTGGACGCGGCGGTGGCGGAGGAGCATGCGCGCAAGGGCTGGAAGACGCAGGAACGTCATGTCTCTTGCCTGACGCTGGCGCAGATCTGCGAGCGGTACCGGCCCGACGGTCCGATCCATTTCCTCAAGATCGACGTCGAGGGTGGCGAGGCGGAAGTTCTGCAGGGCGCCGATTTCGGCCGCTTCCGGCCATGGGTCCTGGTGATCGAGGCCACCCGCCCGCTATCGCAGGAACCGGATCATGCCGTCTGGGAGAATGGGCTGCTGGCGCAAGGCTATCGCTTCGCCTGGTTCGATGGCCTGAACCGCTTCTATGTGGCCGAGGAGCAGGCCGCCGCGCTGCTGCCATACTTCACGGTCCAGCCCAATGTCTTCGATGGCTTCCTCCGGGCGGCGGACCTGCTGCGGCGGCACCAGGATTCGGAAACCTATGCAGCCAATGAGCGTGAAGCCAGACTTCGGACCGAGGCGGATCGTGATCGCGTGGAACAGGAACGACAGAAAGCCGAGGAAGCTCACAACCTTCTGCTGACCGCGCACAAGGCCGCTCTGGCCGCTCTTGAGGAAGCCGGATTGCGCCGCGGCGAAGCGGAGCAGGGAATGCTGTCTTTGCGGGAAAAGACCGCGCGGCTGGAGCAGACGCTGCGGGATGCGGAGGAACATATCCAGCGAGCGGAGCAGCGAGCTTCCGCGGCCGGCGAGCGCGAACGGAAGGCGCATACCGAATACTTGGTTCTCCGGGAAACCCTGATCGCGCAGACGGCATCGGCCGCCGAAGGGGGCGGTGTCCGCATTGGCCGGGCGCTGGAACATGCGGAGGCCGCCCATCGCCGTCTCTCGGAGATGATGGAGGAGCGTGTGCGACTGGAGGCCCGCCTTCAGGAAGCCGAGCATCGCTATGTCGCGGCGGAAGCATTGAACCGGGCTTACCACTCCAGTACGTCATGGCGCCTCACGCGCCCCTTGCGCGGCATGATCTATCTGCTGCGCCGTCAGATCGGCCTGAGGGATGTCGGCCTCTACGCCTCGCGCCGCGTGTTGCCCAAGCTTCGTCCCAATCATGCCGGGGATGATGCGAAGCAGGTGCGGGGCATCACAGAAATCCCGGCTCAGGATGGGACGCTTGTTAGCAAGACTTCCTTGCCGGCGGACACGTTGTCAGCGAGAGAGCAGGATCTTTCACCGCGCGGACAGTATGTGCGGCGACTGCTCTCGCATCGCCTTTCCCCCGATGGCCGGCAGGGCCATCCCACCATGCATGCTGGTTGA
- a CDS encoding glycosyltransferase, protein MTNIQAGISPLFRPPALAEDEVTVRLARYGIEAPYILFVGAGDLRKNEQGFIEAYARLPADLRALHQLVLVGHVDEGRLHRALAASGTPPENLRIIPFVQEDDLPVLYGHCAVFVFPSLHEGFGLPAAEAMACGAPVIASNTSSLPEVVGLDEALFDPTQPAEIARCMAWVLRDPGVRKRLSAHGLQQARRFTWEACADRAWDALEQIQDRRVRQGHGRVTALQPLPSLAFVSPLPPQESGIADYSRSLLPALSRHYDITLVSEPGQTDDPWLEAVFPQLDARRFLQQDKSFDRVLYQAGCSDFHTFQYRDLLPVQPGVTVLHDAFLSNLWNWLAHHEGRPADFLARLYHSHGYPALHDEARHGRDAAVRQYPCCLDVLDQSLSLIQHSEYGRTILAMHFGDEIRDRIKIIPLLAHGRARPDRNAARKALGIGAGEFLVCSFGIVSSAKMPGAILEAWRSMSGGNTRLVFVGALTGEPEGFALRDGERDGDVTVTGRVGQEEYDQWLAAADIAVQLRRDLRGETSAAITDCLCFEVPLIVNRHGTATELPDDCAWKLPEQFSVKALGEAIGLLRGDAELRRNLARAGRAYTEQRLRPSRIAQEYHAAIEASYAKRLLPSLAGVSLGLSRLHGTPWPREEELSAVSQSLEASFRSAPRRRLLIDMSEMARFDARSGIQRVVREVSNRLLASSGHYRRVEAVRFDGGSLRHAYEAATRVLGCPPLPLAETPLDMGEDDTLLCIDLNPKMTEAEFTDLRRRKLAGLRLVLVVYDLLPMLRPDCFPAGIVEVSAWYKRMLSMADHAICISRAVADELCGWLDTVADVRDRPLPIDYFHLAGDFRGEAAMGEPPGSILAAMSCTARRPTFLMTGTLEPRKGYRQAVAAFEQLWAEGVDVGLLIVGKEGWQMSDFAEHLRTHPYLGGRLHWLEGVRDVDLRRLYGMSHCLLMASEGEGFGLPLVEAAQASLPILARDLPVFQEVAGEHAMYFSGRQPEDLAAALKRWLEAKERDKVPSSARIRTQDWDGSVRQLLDRLAAQQPYRLWARENAVPAAAGSA, encoded by the coding sequence GTGACCAATATCCAGGCGGGGATCAGCCCGCTTTTCCGTCCGCCGGCACTGGCCGAGGACGAGGTTACCGTGCGTTTGGCACGCTACGGCATAGAGGCTCCCTATATCCTCTTTGTCGGTGCCGGCGATCTGCGGAAGAACGAGCAGGGCTTCATCGAAGCCTATGCCCGGTTGCCGGCGGACCTGCGCGCGTTGCACCAACTGGTCCTCGTCGGGCATGTCGATGAGGGACGCCTTCACCGCGCCCTGGCGGCTTCCGGCACCCCCCCGGAAAACCTGCGGATCATCCCCTTTGTCCAGGAGGATGACCTGCCCGTGCTGTACGGGCATTGCGCGGTCTTCGTCTTTCCTTCCCTGCACGAGGGTTTCGGCCTGCCGGCCGCGGAAGCCATGGCCTGCGGCGCTCCGGTCATCGCGAGCAACACGAGCAGCCTTCCGGAAGTGGTGGGCCTGGACGAGGCGCTGTTCGATCCGACCCAGCCGGCGGAGATCGCCAGGTGCATGGCCTGGGTCCTGCGGGACCCCGGGGTCCGGAAGCGCCTGTCGGCGCATGGCCTGCAGCAGGCACGCCGCTTCACCTGGGAAGCCTGTGCCGACCGCGCCTGGGATGCTCTGGAGCAGATCCAGGATCGCCGCGTGCGGCAGGGCCATGGGCGCGTCACGGCGTTGCAGCCGCTGCCCTCGCTGGCTTTCGTCTCGCCGCTGCCGCCGCAGGAAAGCGGCATCGCGGATTACAGCCGGAGCCTTCTGCCCGCGCTGTCGCGCCACTACGACATCACCCTGGTGAGCGAGCCGGGGCAGACCGACGATCCCTGGCTCGAAGCCGTCTTCCCGCAACTGGATGCCAGGCGTTTCCTGCAGCAGGATAAGAGCTTCGACCGTGTCCTGTACCAGGCCGGCTGCTCGGATTTCCATACCTTCCAGTATCGTGATCTCCTGCCCGTCCAGCCCGGCGTCACCGTCCTGCACGACGCCTTCCTGTCGAACCTCTGGAACTGGCTGGCGCATCACGAGGGAAGACCCGCCGACTTCCTGGCCCGGCTCTACCATTCCCACGGCTATCCCGCGCTTCACGACGAGGCGCGGCACGGGCGCGACGCAGCGGTGAGGCAGTATCCCTGTTGCCTGGATGTCCTGGACCAGTCGCTCTCGCTCATTCAGCATTCCGAGTACGGCCGCACGATCCTGGCCATGCATTTCGGGGACGAGATCCGCGACAGGATCAAGATCATTCCGCTCTTGGCGCATGGCCGGGCCCGCCCGGACCGGAATGCCGCCCGCAAGGCCCTCGGCATCGGAGCGGGGGAGTTCCTGGTCTGCAGCTTCGGGATCGTCTCGTCCGCCAAGATGCCCGGGGCGATCCTGGAAGCCTGGCGTTCCATGTCCGGCGGAAACACGCGTCTCGTCTTCGTCGGGGCGCTCACCGGCGAACCGGAAGGTTTCGCGCTGCGCGACGGTGAACGCGACGGCGATGTCACAGTCACCGGTCGTGTCGGACAGGAGGAATACGACCAGTGGCTGGCAGCGGCGGATATCGCCGTTCAGCTCCGCCGCGATCTGCGTGGCGAGACCTCCGCCGCGATCACCGATTGCCTGTGCTTCGAGGTGCCGCTGATCGTGAACCGGCATGGCACGGCCACCGAATTGCCGGATGACTGTGCCTGGAAGCTGCCGGAGCAGTTCTCCGTCAAGGCGCTGGGCGAGGCGATCGGGCTGTTGCGCGGCGATGCGGAACTGCGCCGGAACCTGGCCCGGGCCGGCAGGGCCTATACCGAGCAGCGGCTTCGCCCGTCCCGGATCGCGCAGGAATACCATGCCGCGATCGAGGCGAGCTACGCGAAGCGGCTGCTGCCCTCGCTGGCCGGGGTCTCGCTCGGCCTTTCCCGCCTGCACGGGACACCCTGGCCGAGGGAGGAGGAGCTCTCCGCGGTATCGCAGAGCCTGGAGGCCAGCTTCCGGTCGGCGCCGCGACGCCGTCTCCTGATCGACATGTCGGAGATGGCGCGCTTCGATGCACGCTCCGGCATCCAGCGCGTGGTGCGGGAGGTGAGCAACCGTCTCCTGGCCTCCTCCGGCCATTACAGGCGCGTGGAGGCCGTCCGCTTCGATGGCGGCAGCCTGCGCCATGCCTATGAGGCCGCCACGCGGGTTCTGGGATGCCCGCCGCTCCCCCTGGCCGAGACGCCGCTCGACATGGGTGAGGACGACACGCTGCTTTGCATCGACCTCAACCCGAAGATGACCGAGGCGGAGTTCACCGATCTGCGGCGGCGCAAGCTGGCGGGTCTGCGGCTGGTGCTGGTGGTCTACGACCTTCTGCCCATGCTGCGTCCGGACTGCTTTCCCGCCGGGATCGTGGAGGTCAGCGCCTGGTACAAGAGGATGCTCTCCATGGCCGACCATGCCATCTGCATCTCGCGCGCCGTGGCGGATGAGCTTTGCGGGTGGCTGGATACGGTGGCGGACGTCCGGGACAGGCCTCTGCCCATCGACTACTTCCATCTGGCCGGCGATTTCAGGGGTGAGGCCGCGATGGGCGAGCCCCCGGGTTCGATCCTGGCGGCCATGTCCTGCACCGCACGCCGCCCGACTTTCCTGATGACCGGCACCCTGGAACCGCGGAAGGGCTACAGGCAGGCCGTCGCCGCCTTCGAGCAGCTCTGGGCCGAGGGCGTGGATGTCGGCCTTCTGATCGTCGGCAAGGAAGGCTGGCAGATGTCGGATTTCGCCGAGCACCTGCGCACCCATCCTTACCTCGGCGGCAGGCTGCATTGGCTGGAGGGGGTTCGCGACGTCGATCTGCGACGGCTCTATGGCATGAGCCACTGCCTGCTGATGGCGTCGGAGGGGGAGGGCTTCGGCCTGCCACTCGTCGAGGCGGCGCAGGCCAGCCTGCCGATCCTGGCGCGCGACCTGCCGGTCTTCCAGGAGGTGGCCGGCGAGCATGCGATGTATTTCTCGGGGCGCCAGCCGGAGGATCTGGCCGCCGCCCTGAAGCGCTGGCTGGAGGCCAAGGAGAGGGACAAGGTTCCGTCCTCGGCCCGGATCAGGACGCAGGACTGGGATGGGTCGGTCAGGCAGTTGCTGGATCGCCTCGCCGCACAGCAGCCCTACCGCCTCTGGGCGAGGGAGAACGCGGTTCCGGCGGCAGCCGGCTCCGCCTGA
- a CDS encoding TldD/PmbA family protein: protein MESHLARLGDLVAAARAAGADSADAVLIRGTTLSVARRLGKVERIERAEGVELGLRVFLHSRSGRRQAIVSTSGTDPLSFPALAERAVAMARAVPEDGFAGLPDPARFTPPELDLTSGARPDVAELTARAAQAEDAALAIPGITNSEGAEAGWSHRDVALVTSTGFSGAYARSAHHLSITALAGHGTGMERDYDHVSTVHLSDLDDPAMLGREVAERAVRRLNPSRPATARRTVVYAPRVAASLLGHLAGALNGAAVARGTSFLRDGMGQPVMARGLTVRDDPTKPRALRSRPFDGEGQPGASLALVEDGTLRSWLLDARSARQLGLPTTGHAARGPSSPPSPAPSNLWLEPGPLSPQALMADLREGLYVTELIGHGVNTLTGDYSRGAAGFMIRDGQLAEPVSGLTIAGNLREMFLAMTPANDLRFRRGTDSPTLRIEGLTVAGG from the coding sequence ATGGAGAGCCATCTGGCGCGGCTGGGCGACCTCGTCGCCGCCGCGCGGGCGGCCGGGGCGGATTCAGCCGATGCGGTGCTGATCCGTGGCACCACCCTCTCCGTCGCCCGCCGTCTCGGCAAGGTGGAGCGGATCGAGCGCGCCGAGGGCGTGGAGCTCGGCCTGCGGGTCTTCCTGCACAGCCGCTCCGGCCGCCGGCAGGCGATCGTCTCCACCTCCGGCACCGATCCCCTGTCCTTCCCGGCCCTGGCCGAGCGGGCCGTGGCCATGGCCCGCGCCGTGCCGGAGGACGGCTTCGCCGGCCTGCCCGACCCGGCGAGATTCACCCCGCCCGAGCTCGACCTCACCAGCGGCGCCCGCCCCGATGTCGCGGAACTGACCGCCCGCGCCGCCCAGGCCGAGGACGCCGCCCTGGCCATCCCCGGCATCACCAATTCCGAGGGCGCCGAGGCCGGCTGGTCGCACCGCGACGTCGCGCTCGTCACCTCCACCGGCTTCTCCGGCGCCTATGCGCGCTCCGCCCACCACCTCTCCATCACCGCCCTGGCGGGCCACGGCACGGGGATGGAGCGCGACTACGACCACGTCTCCACCGTCCACCTCTCGGACCTCGACGACCCCGCCATGCTGGGCCGCGAGGTGGCCGAGCGCGCCGTCCGCCGCCTGAACCCCAGCCGCCCCGCCACGGCGCGGCGCACGGTGGTCTACGCCCCCCGCGTCGCCGCCTCGCTGCTTGGCCACCTCGCCGGCGCGCTCAACGGCGCCGCCGTGGCGCGCGGCACCTCCTTCCTGCGCGACGGCATGGGCCAGCCGGTCATGGCCCGCGGCCTGACCGTCCGCGACGACCCCACGAAGCCCCGCGCCCTGCGCTCCCGCCCCTTCGACGGAGAAGGCCAGCCCGGCGCCTCCCTCGCCCTGGTCGAGGACGGCACGCTCCGGAGCTGGCTCCTGGACGCCCGCTCCGCCCGGCAACTCGGCCTGCCCACCACCGGCCACGCCGCGCGCGGCCCCTCCTCGCCACCCTCCCCGGCCCCCAGCAACCTGTGGCTGGAACCCGGCCCCCTCTCGCCCCAGGCGCTGATGGCCGATCTCCGCGAGGGCCTCTACGTCACCGAACTCATCGGCCACGGCGTCAACACCCTGACCGGCGACTACAGCCGCGGCGCCGCCGGCTTCATGATCCGCGACGGCCAGCTCGCCGAACCGGTCAGCGGCCTGACCATCGCCGGCAACCTGCGCGAGATGTTCCTCGCCATGACCCCGGCCAACGACTTGCGCTTCCGCCGGGGCACCGACAGCCCGACGCTGCGGATCGAGGGGCTGACGGTGGCGGGGGGCTGA
- a CDS encoding M16 family metallopeptidase, with the protein MSDAVRLTRLPNGLTVVSDTMPRVETASIGAYVHAGTRDERAEENGVSHFLEHMAFKGTERRDAAAIAREIEDVGGHLNAYTARENTAYYAKVLKDDLPLAADILGDILTHSSFAPEEVERERGVILQEIGQANDTPDDIVFDHFQATAYGNQAMGRPTLGPAAIIEKMPRDALRNYMRRHYGPSRMVVAAAGALEHEALVEMVGRHFADLPVPEVHEAEPARYTGGEFREERELDQVHVVLGFPGPGYGDPMHYPTMLMSGLLGGGMSSRLFQEIREKRGLVYSIYSFHSPFRDSGMFAIYAGTGEDQAAELVPVTLEELRRVQHDVTEEELNRAKAQLRASLLMSLESTGSRCEQLARQLQVHGRIIPVEETKAKIAAVTVEQVQAAAARAFRGTPTLAALGPMGKVPSLATIAEKLAA; encoded by the coding sequence ATGAGTGATGCCGTGCGCCTGACGCGCCTCCCCAACGGCCTGACCGTCGTTTCCGACACCATGCCCCGCGTGGAGACCGCCTCGATCGGCGCCTATGTCCATGCCGGCACGCGCGACGAACGCGCCGAGGAAAACGGCGTCTCCCACTTCCTGGAGCACATGGCCTTCAAGGGCACCGAGCGCCGCGACGCCGCCGCCATCGCGCGGGAGATCGAGGATGTCGGCGGCCACCTCAACGCCTACACGGCGCGGGAAAACACCGCCTACTACGCCAAGGTGCTCAAGGACGACCTGCCGCTCGCCGCCGACATCCTGGGCGACATCCTCACCCATTCCTCCTTCGCGCCGGAGGAGGTGGAGCGTGAGCGCGGCGTGATCCTGCAGGAGATCGGGCAGGCCAACGACACGCCCGACGACATCGTCTTCGACCACTTCCAGGCCACCGCCTACGGCAACCAGGCCATGGGCCGCCCCACCCTCGGCCCGGCCGCGATCATCGAGAAGATGCCGCGCGACGCGCTGCGCAACTACATGCGCCGCCACTACGGCCCCTCCCGCATGGTGGTCGCCGCCGCCGGGGCGCTGGAGCATGAGGCGCTGGTGGAGATGGTCGGCCGCCACTTCGCCGACCTCCCGGTGCCAGAGGTGCACGAGGCCGAGCCCGCCCGCTACACCGGCGGCGAGTTCCGCGAGGAGCGGGAGCTGGACCAGGTCCATGTCGTGCTGGGCTTCCCCGGCCCGGGCTATGGCGACCCGATGCACTACCCGACCATGCTGATGTCCGGCCTGCTCGGCGGCGGCATGTCCTCCCGCCTGTTCCAGGAGATCCGGGAGAAGCGCGGCCTCGTCTATTCCATCTACTCCTTCCACTCCCCCTTCCGGGACAGCGGCATGTTCGCGATCTATGCCGGCACCGGGGAGGATCAGGCCGCCGAACTCGTCCCGGTGACGCTGGAGGAGCTCCGCCGCGTCCAGCATGACGTGACGGAGGAGGAGCTGAACCGCGCCAAGGCCCAGCTCCGCGCCTCCCTCCTGATGTCCCTGGAATCCACCGGCAGCCGCTGCGAGCAGCTCGCCCGCCAGCTCCAGGTCCATGGCCGCATCATCCCGGTCGAGGAAACCAAGGCGAAGATCGCCGCCGTGACGGTGGAACAGGTCCAGGCCGCCGCCGCCCGTGCCTTCCGCGGCACCCCCACCCTCGCGGCCCTCGGCCCCATGGGCAAGGTGCCCTCCCTCGCCACCATCGCCGAGAAGCTGGCGGCGTGA
- a CDS encoding transposase, with the protein MRPSPLPIPHPFHPMTEAEWRALAPHLPTHPTGAGRPADRRHRLDAIFHAALTQSPWAALPERFGNPGTVARYFRRLTHAGLWQRLLTALATTPPGHPLHALAHRICRAARRAHRILGLGLILLARRLDLRAALPGPPWLLPDPDLSATLACAKIPPFTGAYGTVTPYRRLVRGLAALHRTAAGRARIPRSLRLGWA; encoded by the coding sequence ATGCGCCCCAGCCCCCTCCCAATCCCCCATCCCTTCCACCCGATGACCGAGGCGGAATGGCGCGCCCTCGCCCCCCACCTCCCCACCCACCCCACCGGCGCCGGCCGCCCCGCCGACCGCCGCCACCGCCTCGACGCCATCTTCCACGCCGCCCTCACCCAGTCCCCCTGGGCCGCCCTGCCGGAACGCTTCGGTAATCCCGGCACGGTCGCCCGCTATTTCCGCCGCCTCACCCATGCCGGGTTGTGGCAACGCCTGCTCACCGCCCTCGCCACCACCCCGCCCGGCCACCCTCTCCACGCCCTGGCCCACCGCATCTGCCGCGCCGCCCGCCGCGCCCACCGCATTCTGGGCCTCGGCCTCATCCTGCTCGCCCGGCGGCTCGACCTGCGCGCCGCCCTGCCCGGCCCGCCCTGGCTGCTGCCCGATCCGGATTTGTCCGCAACCCTCGCCTGCGCGAAGATTCCGCCCTTTACAGGTGCTTACGGCACCGTCACCCCGTATCGCCGCTTGGTGCGGGGCCTCGCCGCCCTGCACCGCACCGCCGCCGGCCGCGCCCGCATCCCGCGCTCCCTGCGCCTGGGCTGGGCCTGA